The following coding sequences lie in one Streptomyces xiamenensis genomic window:
- a CDS encoding mandelate racemase/muconate lactonizing enzyme family protein — MRITGISTHVVGTPWRNLTYVQVHTDEGLTGVGETRMLGRTDALIGYLREAEVNHIKGSDPFAVEDLVRRMKYGDYGRAGEIVMSAIACVETACWDIKGKALGVPVWQLLGGRANASDNRIKAYANGWYTVERTPEAFHRAAEAVVARGYQALKLDPFGTGNFELDHAETVRSLSLVEAVRDAIGPERELLLEMHGRFSPATAIRLAKDLEEFAPSWLEEPVPPENLKALAKVAAKTTLPIATGERIHDRIEFRELFESQAADIIQPDLGHLGGISEMRKLAATAETHYVLIAPHNVGGSVLTAASLQLAGCTPNFKILEHFNDFADAEIKKVVKGAPEVVDGYFTLSEEPGLGVELDTDAAAEFPQQQARFDLWAEGWEKREGTNK, encoded by the coding sequence GTGCGCATCACCGGAATCAGTACGCATGTCGTCGGTACCCCCTGGCGGAACCTCACATACGTCCAGGTGCACACCGACGAGGGGCTGACCGGCGTCGGCGAGACCCGGATGCTGGGCCGCACCGACGCCCTCATCGGCTACCTCCGGGAGGCGGAGGTCAACCACATCAAGGGCTCCGACCCGTTCGCCGTGGAGGACCTGGTCCGCCGCATGAAGTACGGCGACTACGGGCGGGCCGGGGAGATCGTCATGTCGGCGATCGCCTGTGTGGAGACCGCCTGCTGGGACATCAAGGGCAAGGCCCTGGGCGTACCGGTGTGGCAGCTGCTGGGCGGCCGGGCGAACGCCTCCGACAACCGGATCAAGGCGTACGCGAACGGCTGGTACACCGTCGAGCGCACCCCCGAGGCCTTCCACCGGGCCGCCGAGGCCGTCGTGGCCCGCGGCTACCAGGCGCTGAAGCTGGACCCGTTCGGCACCGGCAACTTCGAGCTGGACCACGCCGAGACCGTGCGCTCGCTCTCCCTGGTCGAGGCGGTGCGGGACGCGATCGGCCCCGAGCGCGAGCTGCTGCTGGAGATGCACGGCCGCTTCTCCCCCGCCACCGCCATCCGGCTGGCCAAGGACCTGGAGGAGTTCGCGCCGTCCTGGCTGGAGGAGCCGGTGCCGCCGGAGAACCTCAAGGCGCTGGCCAAGGTCGCCGCAAAGACGACCCTGCCGATCGCCACCGGTGAGCGCATCCACGACCGGATCGAGTTCCGCGAGCTGTTCGAGTCCCAGGCCGCCGACATCATCCAGCCGGACCTCGGGCACCTGGGCGGCATCTCCGAGATGCGCAAGCTCGCCGCGACCGCCGAGACCCACTACGTGCTGATCGCCCCGCACAACGTCGGCGGCTCGGTGCTCACCGCGGCCAGCCTCCAGCTGGCGGGCTGCACCCCCAACTTCAAGATCCTCGAACACTTCAACGACTTCGCGGACGCCGAGATCAAGAAGGTCGTCAAGGGGGCGCCCGAGGTGGTCGACGGGTACTTCACCCTCTCCGAGGAGCCGGGGCTCGGCGTGGAGCTGGACACCGACGCCGCCGCCGAGTTCCCGCAGCAGCAGGCCCGGTTCGACCTGTGGGCCGAGGGCTGGGAGAAGCGGGAGGGGACGAACAAGTGA
- a CDS encoding zinc-dependent alcohol dehydrogenase gives MTRGSTARSVLIEEPGRHRLVTGPPAEPGPGEVRVAVRAAGICASDREVYEGTRAPGYVRYPIVPGHEWAGTIEAVGEGVDPSLIGRGTVAEGFRACGMCERCRTGQTSLCTAGYEETGFTRPGAFADTVVVPARLLHPLPDGVDLSAAALLEPAAVVAAAVLAAPPSPGERVAVVGAGTLGLLAVQFLAASSPGELLAIDPRKRPLEQAAAFGATATVTPDAANALHGRYDLVIETAGAPTTARDATLLARRGGRVVLTGMPEAGAVGIDPVHLSVSQLTVSSVFGATPAAWSYAVRAFGGGLLRPADLITHQLPLESFGEAIELVGSGDPEVGKVLLTP, from the coding sequence GTGACGCGCGGCAGCACGGCGCGCTCCGTCCTGATCGAGGAGCCGGGGCGGCACCGGCTGGTGACGGGGCCGCCCGCCGAGCCGGGCCCGGGCGAGGTGCGGGTGGCGGTGCGTGCCGCCGGGATCTGCGCCAGCGACCGCGAGGTGTACGAGGGCACGCGCGCGCCCGGCTATGTGCGCTACCCGATCGTGCCGGGGCATGAGTGGGCGGGCACGATCGAGGCGGTCGGCGAGGGCGTCGACCCCTCGCTGATCGGGCGCGGGACGGTCGCCGAGGGGTTCCGGGCGTGCGGGATGTGCGAGCGCTGCCGCACCGGGCAGACGAGCCTGTGCACGGCCGGGTACGAGGAGACCGGCTTCACGCGGCCGGGCGCCTTCGCGGACACCGTGGTCGTACCGGCCCGGCTGCTGCACCCGCTGCCCGACGGCGTGGACCTGAGCGCCGCCGCGCTGCTGGAGCCGGCCGCCGTGGTGGCCGCCGCCGTGCTCGCCGCCCCGCCCAGCCCCGGCGAGCGGGTCGCGGTGGTCGGCGCCGGCACGCTGGGGCTGCTGGCCGTCCAGTTCCTGGCCGCCTCCTCCCCCGGCGAACTGCTGGCCATCGACCCCAGGAAGCGTCCGCTGGAGCAGGCCGCGGCGTTCGGCGCGACCGCCACGGTCACCCCGGACGCGGCGAACGCCCTGCACGGGCGCTACGACCTGGTGATCGAGACGGCGGGGGCGCCGACCACCGCCCGGGACGCCACGCTGCTGGCGCGGCGCGGCGGGCGGGTGGTGCTGACCGGGATGCCGGAGGCCGGGGCGGTGGGCATCGATCCGGTGCATCTGTCGGTCTCCCAGCTGACCGTCTCCTCGGTGTTCGGCGCGACGCCCGCCGCCTGGAGCTACGCGGTGCGGGCGTTCGGTGGCGGGCTGCTGCGCCCGGCGGACCTGATCACCCATCAACTGCCCCTGGAATCCTTCGGCGAAGCGATCGAACTCGTCGGTAGCGGAGACCCGGAGGTGGGCAAGGTGTTGTTGACGCCCTAG
- the chvE gene encoding multiple monosaccharide ABC transporter substrate-binding protein, with translation MSRARAATRVTTATGAALALTLLLAACGQDSNRGGGGGGDRDPEAEGGTIGIAMPTKSSERWVADGNNMVQQFEDAGYDTVLQYGENRVENQVSQIENMISQQVDLLVIAAIDGSAMTNVLQQAHDAGIPVVSYDRLLLGSEYVEYYASFDNERVGRLQGEYIVEALGLADGSEEGPFNIELFAGSSDDNNTQYFFQGAMDVLQPYLDSGQLVVRSGQTKLSQITTAAWDGGRAQSRMDDLLTAHYSGQRLDAVLSPYDGISIGILSSLKSIGYGSGNQPFPVITGQDAELASIKSIIDGEQTQTVYKDTRELARQAVAMSDALLTGGEAEVNDTESYDNGVKVVPAYLLDPVSMDITNYQILIDEGYYKESDLG, from the coding sequence ATGTCTCGCGCACGAGCCGCAACACGCGTCACCACCGCCACCGGCGCCGCCCTCGCCCTCACCCTGCTCCTGGCCGCCTGCGGCCAGGACTCCAACCGGGGTGGGGGCGGCGGCGGTGACCGGGATCCCGAGGCCGAGGGCGGCACCATCGGGATCGCGATGCCCACCAAGTCGTCCGAACGCTGGGTCGCGGACGGCAACAACATGGTCCAGCAGTTCGAGGACGCCGGTTACGACACGGTCCTCCAGTACGGCGAGAACCGGGTCGAGAACCAGGTCTCGCAGATCGAGAACATGATCTCCCAGCAGGTCGACCTGCTGGTGATCGCCGCCATCGACGGCAGCGCGATGACCAACGTGCTCCAGCAGGCCCACGACGCCGGGATACCCGTCGTCTCCTACGACCGGCTGCTGCTGGGCAGCGAATACGTCGAGTACTACGCCTCCTTCGACAACGAGCGGGTCGGCCGGCTCCAGGGCGAGTACATCGTCGAGGCCCTCGGCCTGGCCGACGGCAGCGAGGAAGGCCCCTTCAACATCGAGCTGTTCGCCGGCTCCTCGGACGACAACAACACCCAGTACTTCTTCCAGGGCGCCATGGACGTGCTCCAGCCCTACCTGGACAGCGGACAGCTGGTGGTCCGCAGCGGGCAGACCAAGCTCAGCCAGATCACCACCGCGGCCTGGGACGGCGGCCGCGCGCAGAGCCGGATGGACGACCTGCTGACCGCGCACTACTCCGGCCAGCGGCTGGACGCCGTGCTGTCCCCCTACGACGGCATCTCCATCGGCATCCTGTCCTCCCTCAAGAGCATCGGCTACGGCTCGGGCAACCAGCCCTTCCCGGTCATCACCGGGCAGGACGCCGAACTGGCCTCGATCAAGTCCATCATCGACGGTGAGCAGACCCAGACCGTCTACAAGGACACCCGCGAACTGGCCCGGCAGGCCGTGGCGATGAGCGACGCGCTGCTGACCGGCGGCGAGGCGGAGGTCAACGACACCGAGAGCTACGACAACGGTGTCAAGGTCGTGCCCGCCTACCTGCTGGACCCGGTGAGCATGGACATCACCAACTACCAGATCCTCATCGACGAGGGCTACTACAAGGAATCGGACCTCGGCTGA
- a CDS encoding ATP-binding cassette domain-containing protein, with translation MARAHGTASEPGHVLRMSGIVKTFPGVRALDGVSMSVRPGEIHAICGENGAGKSTLMKVLSGVHPHGSYEGDIEFEGEPCAFKDIRASERRGIVIIHQELALIPQLSIAENIFLGNERTGGRGFISWSTTLSETERLLRRVGLTGERPQTKISALGVGKQQLVEIAKALAKRVRLLILDEPTAALNDEDSRQLLDLIRELRDQGISAILISHKLKEVLSVADSVTILRDGRTIETLPAEGLTEDRIIRGMVGRELDAYYPDRVPYEGEDAGQVALAVREWTVAHPADERRKSVDSVSFEVRRGEILGLAGLMGAGRTELAMSLFGRSWGRYEGGTVAVDGEEVSTRTVPEAVAHGLAYVTEDRKTYGLNLIDTISRNISLAGLPGMARRGVVDEHAETRIAERFRTSMNIKTPTVFEQVGRLSGGNQQKVVLSQWINTGPKVLILDEPTRGIDVGAKAEIYAVISALAAEGRAVVLISSELSELLGLCDRIATMAAGRLTGVLEREQASQEALMRLMTRTEEPVDSVVSAAGGGRGDEDGEARG, from the coding sequence ATGGCACGTGCACACGGCACGGCATCCGAGCCCGGACACGTCCTGCGGATGAGCGGCATCGTCAAGACCTTCCCCGGGGTGCGTGCCCTGGACGGGGTCAGCATGTCGGTGCGGCCCGGCGAGATCCACGCCATCTGCGGGGAGAACGGGGCCGGCAAATCCACCCTGATGAAGGTGCTCAGCGGGGTGCATCCGCACGGCAGTTACGAGGGGGACATCGAATTCGAGGGCGAGCCCTGCGCCTTCAAGGACATCCGCGCCAGTGAGCGGCGCGGCATCGTCATCATCCACCAGGAACTCGCGCTCATACCGCAGCTGTCCATCGCCGAGAACATCTTCCTCGGCAACGAACGCACCGGCGGACGCGGTTTCATCTCCTGGTCCACCACGCTGAGCGAGACCGAGCGGCTGCTGCGCCGGGTCGGGCTGACCGGCGAGCGCCCGCAGACGAAGATCTCCGCCCTGGGCGTGGGCAAGCAGCAACTGGTGGAGATCGCCAAGGCGCTGGCCAAACGGGTCAGGCTGCTGATCCTGGACGAGCCCACCGCCGCGCTCAACGACGAGGACAGCCGCCAGCTTCTGGACCTGATCCGCGAGCTGCGTGACCAGGGCATCTCGGCGATCCTCATCTCGCACAAGCTGAAGGAGGTGCTGTCGGTCGCGGATTCCGTCACCATCCTGCGCGACGGCCGCACCATCGAGACGCTGCCGGCCGAGGGCCTCACCGAGGACCGCATCATCCGGGGCATGGTGGGCCGCGAACTGGACGCCTACTACCCCGACCGGGTGCCCTACGAGGGCGAGGACGCCGGACAGGTGGCGCTCGCGGTGCGCGAGTGGACGGTGGCCCACCCCGCCGACGAGCGGCGCAAGTCGGTCGACTCGGTCTCCTTCGAGGTGCGGCGCGGCGAGATCCTGGGCCTGGCCGGGCTGATGGGCGCCGGCCGCACCGAGCTGGCGATGAGCCTGTTCGGGCGTTCCTGGGGCCGGTACGAGGGCGGCACGGTGGCCGTGGACGGCGAGGAGGTGTCCACCCGTACGGTGCCGGAGGCCGTCGCGCACGGCCTGGCGTACGTCACCGAGGACCGCAAGACGTACGGGCTGAACCTGATCGACACCATCAGCCGCAACATCTCCCTGGCGGGGCTGCCGGGGATGGCGCGGCGCGGCGTCGTGGACGAGCACGCCGAGACGCGGATCGCCGAGCGCTTCCGCACCTCGATGAACATCAAGACGCCCACGGTGTTCGAGCAGGTGGGACGGCTGAGCGGCGGCAATCAGCAGAAGGTGGTGCTCAGTCAGTGGATCAACACCGGGCCCAAGGTGCTGATCCTGGACGAGCCGACGCGCGGCATCGACGTGGGTGCCAAGGCGGAGATCTACGCGGTGATCAGCGCGCTGGCGGCCGAGGGGCGGGCGGTGGTGCTGATCTCCTCCGAACTGTCGGAGCTGCTGGGTCTGTGCGACCGGATCGCCACCATGGCGGCCGGGCGGCTGACCGGCGTACTGGAGCGGGAGCAGGCGTCCCAGGAGGCCCTGATGCGGCTGATGACGCGCACCGAGGAGCCCGTTGACAGCGTTGTCAGCGCGGCCGGCGGGGGCAGGGGCGACGAGGACGGGGAGGCACGAGGATGA
- the mmsB gene encoding multiple monosaccharide ABC transporter permease, whose amino-acid sequence MSGTDVTLDKNAPAPGGGDGPGPGRGSGGPAGGLAVLASELLRSVRTNMRQYGMLIALGVLVVIFQIWTGGDLLMPGNVTNIILQNGYILILAIGMMIVIINGHIDLSVGSVAAFSGAASAVLIVNHGVPWPLALTLSLLIGAAAGAWQGFWVAYIGIPSFIVTLAGMLLFRGATQLLLDGQSRGPFPRGFQNMSQGYLPEVGPYTNYHNLTLLLGLLVVAVVLFQEWRKRQQQREYELEVLPRNLFLLKCAAIVAATAAFTMTLASYRGVPVVLLILSGLLIVLGYVMRNAVLGRHVYALGGNRAAAQLSGVKDKRVTMAVFINMGVLAALAGCVFAGRLNAGTPGAGQLFELEAIAAAFIGGASMSGGVGTVLGAVIGGLVLGVLNNGMQLVGIGPDWQSIIKGLVLLAAVGFDVWNKRRART is encoded by the coding sequence ATGAGCGGCACCGACGTCACGCTGGACAAGAACGCGCCCGCGCCGGGCGGCGGTGACGGGCCCGGGCCCGGCCGCGGGAGCGGCGGGCCGGCCGGCGGACTGGCCGTGCTGGCATCGGAGTTGCTGCGCTCGGTGCGCACCAACATGCGCCAGTACGGGATGCTGATCGCGCTCGGCGTGCTGGTGGTGATCTTCCAGATCTGGACCGGCGGCGATCTGCTCATGCCGGGCAACGTCACCAACATCATCCTGCAGAACGGCTACATCCTGATCCTGGCCATCGGGATGATGATCGTGATCATCAACGGCCACATCGATCTGTCGGTCGGTTCGGTCGCGGCGTTCTCCGGGGCGGCCTCGGCGGTCCTGATCGTCAATCACGGGGTCCCGTGGCCGCTCGCCCTCACGCTGTCGCTGCTGATCGGCGCGGCGGCCGGGGCCTGGCAGGGCTTCTGGGTGGCGTACATCGGCATCCCGTCGTTCATCGTCACGCTGGCCGGGATGCTGCTGTTCCGGGGTGCCACCCAGCTGCTGCTGGACGGTCAGTCCCGGGGCCCGTTCCCGCGCGGCTTCCAGAACATGAGCCAGGGGTACCTGCCGGAGGTCGGCCCGTACACCAACTACCACAATCTGACGCTGCTGCTGGGCCTGCTGGTGGTGGCGGTGGTGCTGTTCCAGGAGTGGCGCAAGCGGCAGCAGCAGCGGGAGTACGAGCTGGAGGTGCTGCCCCGCAATCTCTTCCTCCTCAAGTGCGCCGCGATCGTGGCCGCGACGGCCGCGTTCACCATGACCCTGGCCAGCTACCGGGGTGTTCCGGTGGTGCTGCTGATCCTGTCCGGGCTGCTGATCGTGCTCGGCTACGTGATGCGCAACGCGGTGCTGGGCCGGCATGTGTACGCGCTGGGCGGCAACCGGGCGGCGGCCCAGCTGTCCGGTGTGAAGGACAAGCGGGTCACCATGGCCGTGTTCATCAACATGGGCGTGCTGGCGGCGCTGGCCGGATGTGTGTTCGCGGGACGGCTCAACGCGGGGACCCCCGGCGCCGGTCAGCTCTTCGAACTGGAGGCGATCGCGGCGGCGTTCATCGGCGGCGCGTCCATGAGCGGCGGCGTCGGCACGGTGCTGGGCGCGGTGATCGGTGGCCTGGTGCTGGGTGTGCTGAACAACGGCATGCAGCTGGTGGGGATCGGTCCCGACTGGCAGTCGATCATCAAGGGGCTGGTGCTGCTGGCCGCCGTGGGCTTCGATGTGTGGAACAAGCGCCGCGCTCGCACATGA